A section of the Mangifera indica cultivar Alphonso chromosome 12, CATAS_Mindica_2.1, whole genome shotgun sequence genome encodes:
- the LOC123230298 gene encoding ER lumen protein-retaining receptor A-like: MNIFRLAGDMTHLMSILVLLLKIYATKSCSGISLKTQELYALVFLTRYLDLFTDFISVYNTVMKLVFIVSSLAIVWCMRMHRVVRRSYDKQLDTFRHYFLVAACFVLALILNEKFTFQEIFWAFSIYLEAVAILPQLVLLQRSGNVDNLTGQYVFLLGAYRALYILNWIYRYLKEPRFTRWIACVSGVIQTALYADFFYYYFLSWKNNAKLKLPA; encoded by the exons ATGAATATCTTCAGATTAGCTGGTGACATGACTCATTTGATGAGTATTTTAGTCCTTCTTCTCAAAATCTACGCTACCAAATCTTGCTCCG GGATTTCGCTCAAGACTCAAGAACTCTATGCGTTGGTGTTTTTGACGCGTTACTTGGATCTCTTCACCGACTTCATCTCTGTTTACAACACTGTGATGAAGTTAGTATTCATCGTGAGTTCACTAGCTATTGTTTGGTGCATGAGGATGCACCGAGTTGTGAGGCGTTCGTATGACAAACAACTTGACACTTTCCGTCACTACTTTCTTGTTGCTGCGTGTTTTGTGTTGGCTCTGATTTTAAACGAGAAGTTTACATTTCAAGAG ATCTTTTGGGCATTTTCTATATACTTAGAGGCAGTTGCTATTCTTCCCCAGCTAGTTTTACTACAGCGAAGTGGAAATGTTGACAATTTAACGGGGCAATATGTGTTCTTACTTGG AGCATATCGCGCACTCTACATTCTCAACTGGATTTATCGCTATCTGAAGGAGCCACGATTTACTCGATGGATTG CTTGCGTCTCCGGTGTCATCCAGACAGCTCTCTATGCTGATTTCTTCTATTACTATTTCCTTAG CTGGAAGAACAATGCAAAACTTAAGCTACCAGCCTGA
- the LOC123230352 gene encoding LOW QUALITY PROTEIN: protein STICHEL-like 4 (The sequence of the model RefSeq protein was modified relative to this genomic sequence to represent the inferred CDS: deleted 2 bases in 1 codon) produces the protein MTKAVRDRILKDVNGNISDHLRNHIHLTNCIHLKNHMHKQSPILADRSLMRDLTVLQRSRSLRDPSASPPSWHSPSVVDLLPKKGEKDATKREGRRSTSIECLSRLSGTSPPLPNVVTSQVAPAEVVVLNEGVVAAIRDRSSKSGNHAGRRVRREESSRKSRTDFLGGSEELPETQDGNFLVQDVVSGNYEIKGRKSKKKGKQSQDVRVKTLSEQLGDILMDSDDLVSSNVQFHGRRSRLERTGEEPEVSIHGYTNQLNRGKRRKFRGTRRNRTASLRDIKGQSEMSVASNSLAQGSARPRYRIEEEEEYGDKNVTRAPRNGCGIPWNWSRIHHRGKTFLDMAGRSLTSCGLSDSRMRKGASHGRDIPMPVASDHSISSTKSDAEALPLLVEASGSQESTENHWMHDYSGELGIFADHLLKNDIDSDLASEGTSGDQHKLGANRNGRHQNLTQKYMPRTFRDLVGQNLVAQALSNAAMRRKVGLLYVFYGPHGTGKTSCARIFARALNCQSLEHPKPCGFCNSCISHDMGKSRNICEVGPVSNFDFEGILNLLDNMVISKLPSQYRIFVFDDCDSMSSDCWTAISKVTDRAPRRMVIVLVSSSLDVLPHIIISRCQKFFFPKLKDADIIDTLRWIASKEDIEIDKDALKLIASRSDGSLRDAEMTLEQLSLLGQRISVPLVQELVGLISDEKLVDLLDLALSADTVNTVKNLRVIMETGVEPFALMSQLATVITDILAGSYDFTKDRHRRRFFRRQRLSKEDMEKLRQALKTLSEAEKQLRTSNDKLTWLTAALLQLAPDQQYILPSSSADTSFNQSPFALDNAGGRNMTWKGGDPAVTSNKEAGMSMNVRLENFHAGSSGDFIKNSMMKGPSLHRERHVGAGMAPQQTSTDTIRLCGRQISGKSHTGIEETWLEVLKKIQNNGIKEFLYREGRLISVSFGAAPTVHLMFSSHLTKSKAEKFKDHIFLAFKSVLGSPVRIEIRCESRNDSGTGFHSPLSLAPKDSQMFTNVESNTGNGLPSAGSLELNKRVTRDRGINEASAQAQLLHAESLEMERSEIFEVPASPRGTKDNDHAGSRTEYNTRGGSTLMGDASTSQKKSPLASTLERRKHREQSQSQSLVRGKVSLAHVLQQAEGCTLRSGWSRRKAVSIAEKLEQENLRLEPRSKSLLCWKATQVTRRKLSRLKTRTRKPHSLLKLVSCGKCLSSKSPR, from the exons ATGACCAAGGCTGTTCGTGATAGGATTCTCAAGGATGTGAATGGTAATATTAGTGACCATCTACGCAACCACATACATTTAACCAATTGCATTCACTTGAAAAATCATATGCATAAGCAGAGCCCAATTTTGGCTGATAGGTCCCTTATGAGGGACCTTACAGTCCTTCAGAGGTCGCGGTCTCTTAGGGATCCCTCTGCCAGTCCTCCATCATGGCATTCACCTTCGGTTGTTGATTTGCTTCCTAAGAAAGGCGAGAAGGATGCCACTAAACGGGAGGGGAGAAGGTCAACTAGCATTGAGTGTTTGAGTCGGTTGTCGGGCACCTCACCTCCTTTACCAAATGTTGTTACCTCACAAGTTGCTCCTGCTGAAGTTGTTGTGCTCAATGAAGGAGTAGTGGCAGCAATTAGAGATCGTAGTAGTAAAAGTGGAAATCATGCTGGTAGAAGAGTTAGGAGAGAAGAATCTAGTCGGAAAAGTAGGACTGACTTTTTGGGTGGCAGCGAGGAGCTTCCAGAAACCCAAGATGGTAATTTTTTGGTTCAAGATGTTGTGTCAGGTAACTATGAGATTAAGGGTAGAAAGAGTAAAAAGAAGGGAAAGCAATCTCAAGATGTTCGAGTTAAGACCCTCTCTGAGCAGTTGGGTGATATCCTGATGGACAGTGATGATTTAGTATCTTCAAATGTTCAATTTCATGGTAGACGTTCTCGACTAGAGAGAACTGGTGAGGAACCAGAAGTCAGCATCCATGGTTACACCAATCAATTGAATAGGGGAAAAAGGCGTAAGTTTCGGGGGACCAGAAGAAATCGAACTGCTTCA TTGAGGGATATTAAAGGTCAGAGTGAAATGTCTGTGGCTTCTAATTCATTAGCTCAAGGTTCAGCACGCCCAAGGTATCGCATAGAGGAGGAAGAAGAGTATGGAGATAAAAATGTCACAAGGGCTCCTAGAAATGGGTGTGGAATTCCATGGAATTGGTCAAGAATTCATCATAGGGGTAAAACATTCCTTGACATGGCTGGAAGAAGTTTAACTTCTTGTGGTCTGTCAGACTCAAGGATGAGGAAAGGAGCTTCCCATGGAAGAGATATTCCTATGCCTGTGGCATCTGATCATTCTATCTCATCCACTAAATCAGATGCGGAGGCTCTGCCTCTGCTTGTTGAGGCATCTGGATCTCAAGAAAGCACTGAAAACCATTGGATGCATGACTATTCTGGGGAGCTAGGTATCTTTGCTGATCATTTACTGAAGAATGACATTGATTCTGACCTTGCTTCTGAAGGTACATCTGGTGACCAGCATAAGTTAGGTGCAAACCGCAATGGGAGGCACcaaaatttgacacaaaaatACATGCCAAGAACTTTCAGAGATCTAGTGGGACAGAATTTGGTAGCACAAGCTCTTTCTAATGCCGCCATGAGAAGAAAAGTTGGGTTGCTATATGTGTTTTATGGACCTCATGGCACAGGGAAAACTTCCTGTGCTCGCATTTTTGCTCGAGCTTTGAACTGTCAGTCTCTGGAACATCCCAAACCTTGTGGCTTTTGTAACTCTTGCATTTCTCATGATATGGGTAAAAGTCGAAATATATGTGAAGTTGGTCCAGTCAGTAATTTTGACTTTGAGGGCATCCTGAATCTACTTGACAATATGGTGATCTCCAAGTTACCATCACAATATAGGATATTTGTTTTTGATGACTGCGATAGTATGTCCTCAGATTGCTGGACTGCTATATCAAAGGTCACTGATCGAGCACCTAGACGTATGGTTATTGTTTTGGTCAGTTCAAGCCTTGATGTTTTGCCTCATATAATCATATCCAGGTGCcagaaattttttttcccaaagtTGAAAGATGCAGATATCATCGATACTTTACGGTGGATTGCATCCAAGGAAGATATAGAAATTGACAAGGATGCACTAAAACTTATTGCATCTAGATCAGATGGATCATTGCGGGATGCAGAGATGACCTTGGAGCAACTTAGTTTGCTTGGACAGAGAATTTCAGTTCCTCTGGTTCAAGAACTG GTTGGGCTTATCTCTGATGAAAAGTTGGTGGATCTTCTTGATTTAGCATTATCTGCAGACACAGTAAACACTGTAAAGAATCTAAGGGTGATAATGGAAACTGGTGTGGAGCCTTTCGCTTTGATGTCACAACTTGCTACTGTGATAACTGATATTCTTGCTGGTAGTTATGATTTCACAAAAGACAGGCATAGAAGGAGGTTTTTTCGGAGACAACGAT TGTCAAAAGAAGATATGGAGAAACTGCGCCAAGCTCTAAAAACTTTGTCAGAAGCTGAGAAACAACTGAGGACGTCAAATGATAAATTAACATGGCTAACGGCTGCATTGCTTCAACTTGCTCCAGATCAGCAGTATATATTGCCGAGTTCTTCTGCAGATACTAGTTTTAATCAAAGTCCCTTCGCCCTAGATAATGCAGGTGGTAGAAATATGACCTGGAAAGGTGGTGACCCAGCTGTGACTTCTAATAAAGAGGCAGGCATGTCAATGAATGTTAGATTGGAAAATTTCCATGCTGGAAGTTCTGgtgatttcattaaaaatagCATGATGAAAGGTCCTAGTCTACATAGAGAAAGACATGTTGGAGCTGGGATGGCTCCTCAACAAACATCCACTGATACAATTAGACTATGTGGCAGGCAGATTTCAGGCAAAAGCCACACTGGAATTGAAGAAACCTGGTTGGAAGTGCTTAAGAAGATTCAAAACAATGGTATAAAAGAGTTTTTGTACAGAGAAGGAAGGTTGATCTCTGTCAGTTTTGGTGCAG CTCCAACCGTACATTTGATGTTTAGTTCGCATCTCACAAAATCCAAGGCAGAAAAGTTTAAGGATCACATTTTTCTAGCATTTAAATCTGTTCTTGGTTCTCCGGTTAGAATAGAAATTAGATGTGAATCGAGGAATGACAGTGGAACAGGGTTTCATTCACCTCTTAGCTTAGCACCCAAAGATTCTCAGATGTTTACTAATGTGGAGTCTAATACGGGCAACGGATTGCCTTCAGCTGGATCTCTTGAACTTAACAAAAGAGTTACCAGAGATAGAGGTATTAATGAAGCAAGTGCCCAAGCACAGCTTTTGCATGCTGAATCTCTTGAAATGGAAAGGAGTGAAATTTTTGAAGTACCAGCTTCTCCCCGGGGAACCAAAGACAACGATCATGCTGGCAGTCGAACAGAATACAATACAAGAGGTGGAAGTACATTGATGGGAGATGCCTCGACTTCACAGAAGAAATCACCCTTGGCCTCCACCTTGGAAAGAAGGAAACATAGGGAACAAAGTCAGAGCCAGAGCCTTGTGAGAGGCAAAGTTTCCCTTGCACATGTACTTCAGCAGGCAGAAGGATGTACACTGCGAAGTGGATGGTCAAGACGTAAAGCAGTTTCTATTGCTGAAAAGCTTGAACAAGAGAATCT GAGATTGGAGCCTAGATCAAAAAGCTTGCTTTGCTGGAAAGCAACTCAAGTAACACGTCGGAAG CTTTCCCGTTTGAAAACTAGAACGCGAAAGCCACATTCATTGCTGAAGCTTGTCTCCTGTGGAAAATGTCTCTCTTCTAAATCTCCAAGGTAG